One Xyrauchen texanus isolate HMW12.3.18 chromosome 2, RBS_HiC_50CHRs, whole genome shotgun sequence genomic window carries:
- the si:ch211-122f10.4 gene encoding cathepsin A-like, producing MFSQRVLFYLLSVCLNFAFGFYDPDEVLDLPGMSFKPNYRQWSGYLKASPGKFLHYWFVTSQRDPLKDPVVLWLNGGPGCSSLDGFLSENGPFHVNDNGATLYENEFSWNKAANVLYLESPAGVGYSYSDDQKYNTNDDEVADNNYLALQSFFAKFPNFTQNDFFIFGESYGGIYAPTLSLRVATGGQLKVNFKGFAVGNGISSFALNDQSLIYFGYYHGLFGEQLWKDLNDNCCQNGVCNFYNNSKHSCSVMVSHAFNIVYNSGLNEYALYLDCAGGVRSQKTYQNAMMHLFRNFRKHWEANNLVESTPSVKAVPPCINSTAQMNWLNRGDVRKALHIPDLLPPWDICSDVVGNQYDTIYQTVKDVYEKLLALGLKALVYNGDTDMACNFLGDEWFVEQLGQKATTEYQRWLYDNQIAGFYQQFGNITFLTVKGAGHMVPQWAPGPSLHMLQSFLSNKPY from the exons atgttttctcaGCGCGTCTTGTTTTATCTTCTTTCCGTTTGTTTGAATTTCGCGTTCGGCTTTTATGATCCAGATGAAGTGCTGGATCTGCCGGGCATGTCTTTTAAACCCAATTACCGCCAGTGGTCAGGATATCTGAAGGCCAGTCCTGGCAAGTTTTTGCATTATTG GTTTGTGACTTCTCAGAGAGACCCGCTCAAGGATCCAGTCGTGCTGTGGCTGAACGGAGGGCCAGGCTGCAGCTCATTGGATGGTTTTCTATCAGAGAATGGCCCGTTTCAT GTCAATGACAATGGAGCCACCCTGTATGAGAATGAATTTAGCTGGAATAAAGCTGCCAATGTTCTGTATCTTGAGTCACCTGCCGGAGTTGGTTATTCCTACTCAGACGACCAAAAATATAATACTAATGACGATGAG gTGGCAGACAACAACTACCTAGCCTTGCAGAGCTTTTTTGCCAAGTTTCCAAATTTCACCCAGaatgattttttcatttttggtgagaGTTATGGAGGCATTTACGCACCCACACTCAGTTTGAGAGTTGCTACAGGTGGCCAGCTTAAAGTAAACTTTAAG GGCTTTGCTGTTGGAAACGGCATTAGTAGCTTTGCGTTGAATGACCAATCACTAATCTACTTTGGTTACTATCATGGCCTATTTGGAGAACA GCTGTGGAAGGATCTAAATGACAACTGCTGTCAAAATGGAGTCTGTAACTTCTACAACAATTCTAAACATTCTTGCTCTGTTATG gtATCGCATGCATTTAATATAGTTTATAACTCTGGGTTAAATGAATATGCACTGTATCTTGATTGTGCTGGTGGTGtcagatctcagaagacctatcaGAATGCCATGATGCACCTCTTTAGAAACTTCAGGAAGCATTGGGAAGCTAATAAT TTAGTGGAAAGTACTCCGAGTGTTAAAGCAGTTCCTCCATGCATCAATAGTACTGCTCAAATGAACTGGCTTAACCGAGGAGACGTGAGGAAGGCACTGCACATCCCTGATTTACTACCACCTTGGGACATCTGCAG TGATGTAGTGGGGAACCAGTATGACACAATCTACCAAACTGTCAAGGATGTCTATGAGAAGCTACTGGCTTTGGGTCTGAAAGCTTTGGTCTATAATGGAGATACCGATATGGCTTGTAACTTCCTTGGAGACGAGTGGTTTGTTGAACAGCTTGGACAGAAG GCAACTACAGAGTACCAACGCTGGCTGTATGATAACCAGATTGCTGGATTCTACCAACAATTCGGCAACATCACTTTTCTCACTGTCAAG